The genome window AAAGCGGAGCAGATGTTTTTGAGAGGATTTGATGTGGATCATGGTACTGATGTAGCCCTTTCTGTTGATGGAATGCCAGTAAACATGGTTTCTCATGCGCATGGGCAAGGCTATTCGGATCTTCATTTTGTAATTCCGGAAACGGTTGACAAAATAGATTTCGGAAAAGGAACGTATTATGCCAATAAGGGTGATTTTAATACGGCCGGTTATGTTGATTTCAAAACCAAGGATAAACTGGAAAACAGCAGTATTGGAGTCGAAATTGGTCAGTTCAATACTTTTAGAACTATCGGATTATTTGATTTATTGGGTAAACAAAAAAAGCAGAGTGCTTATTTGGCAACCGAATATATTATGACTGACGGTCCGTTTGACTCACCTCAAAATTTTAACCGAATCAATATTTTGGGTAAATATTCGGCAGTTTTGGAGGACAATAGCACTGTTTCTATTTTAGGTTCGCGCTTTTCAAGCAAATGGGATGCTTCTGGGCAAATTCCACAGCGGTTGGTTGATGCAGGAATTATCTCAAGATTTGGTTCTGTTGATGATACCGAAGGAGGAAATACTTCCAGAACTAATTTTAATGTAGCGATAAATAAGTCAATAGATGCAAATACTTTTTTGAAAGCGAATACTTTTTACAGTAATTATCAATTTGAATTGTATTCGAATTTTACATTTTTCTTGGAAGATCCAATAAATGGCGACCAAATTCGTCAAAAAGAAAACAGGAATATTTATGGAATAAATGCAGAATTGAATAACAAGCATCTTTATGGCGAAACCGAAGTTTTATACCAGATTGGTGTTGGTGCCCGCAACGATCAGACCAAAGACACCGAATTATCACACACAGTAAACCGAAATACAACTTTGGAACAAATAAAATTGGGCGATATCGATCAATCGAATATGTTTACTTATTTGAATACCGAAATTACTTTGGGCAAACTGATCATCAATCCTGCAGTTCGATTGGATTATTTTAAGTTCAATTATTTGGACAAACTGCAAGTTAATTATGAAACACAAACTCAGGACAAGATGAAAATTTCTCCCAAGTTAAACTTCATTTATTCTGAAAATAACGATTTACAGTTTTTTGTAAAATCGGGGATGGGATTTCACTCCAATGATACCAGAGTTGTGGTTGCGAATAGTGGAGAGGAAATTTTGCCAACTGCTATAGGTACTGATGTAGGAACGATTTGGAAGCCTTTTCCAAAGCTAATCGTCAATTCGGCTTTGTGGTATTTGTATTTACAGCAAGAGTTTGTGTATGTTGGCGATGCAGGAATTGTAGAGCCTAGCGGAAAAACCAAAAGAATGGGGCTTGATTTAGGTTTACGTTACCAATTGAATAACTTTTTGTTTTTTGATTTTGATGGAAATTATACTCACGCTAGAAGTATAGATGATCCAAAAGGTGAGGATTATATTCCGCTGGCGCCAGCATTTACAACGACGGGCGGAATTAGTCTGCAGAATTGGAAAAATTTTTCGGGAGGAATCCGTTATCGCTATATGGATGACAGACCTGCAAATGAAGACAATTCGATAATTGCCAAAGGCTATTTTGTCGCCGATTGCAATCTGAATTATACCTATAATAAAAGGATACTATTTGGTATTTCGATTCAAAATTTATTCAATACCAAATGGAATGAAACCCAATTTGCCACCGAATCACGATTACAAAATGAACCTGCACCTGTCGAAGAAATTCATTTTACGCCAGGAACCCCTTTTTACCTCAAAGGAATGATTACTTATAACTTTTAAATCTTAGAATTTAATTTGTTTGTTGTGGAGTCTGTTGTTGCTAGCGGCAGACTCCTTTTTTTATTTTTCTTTTGCAATAATTTCCTTGACAGTGGCTTCGTAATTTCGGATGCTTTTTGCTTTTTTGATGTTTTTATGGACTTTGTGAGGGTTCGAAAAAATAACTGAAAAGTACTCCCAAAGATGGTGCATTTTCAATAAAATATGGGTCTGCCCCGATAAAGATTCGCTGTAACCTTCGTATAAAGTATCATGAAACGCACTGAATAGTTCCATCTTGTTTTTAGGATATTCAGTAGTGTTGTTTTTTATCATGCTAGGCAAAAACGGATCAGCAATTAATCCTCGGCCGATCATCCAGTGGTCTATCGAAGGAAAACGCTCCTGCATTTCATGAAATTTTGCTACCGAAGTAATATCGCCGTTGTAATACAGTTTGTGCTTTGTATTGTCGATGCATTGCTGAAACGCATCCAGATGAACACCGCCTTTGTACAATTGTTTGCCTATGCGGGCGTGAATGGCAATGTTTTTTATTGGATAAGTATCTAAAATTGGCAAAACGTCTAGAATTTCTTCAGTAGTATCGTATCCCAGACGCATTTTCATCGACACAATAATATCCGTTTCAGAATGTGCTCTGTCCAGAATGTTGTTGATTTGTTCAGTATTTTTAATCAATCCAGAACCCATTCCTGATTTAGTCACCATTGGATACGGACAGCCCAGATTCCAGTTCAATTCTTTGTATCCCAATTCTCTAACATATTTGGCGACAAATAAAAACTCTTCGGCATCATTGGTAATAACCTGTGGAATGACTTCTAAAGTGTCATTGTTCTCTAGAAGCAGGTCACGGTGATATGAATTTTTTATTTCGAGTTTTCCATTTAAACGGATATATGGAGAATAAAAAGTATCAATTCCGCCGAATATTTTATTTTGTGCGTTACGGAATCGAAAATCAGTGAATCCCTGCAGGGGAGAAGAAAGAAGTGTAAAACTCATAGTATTTATAAAAGTGCAAAGATACTATAAAGTTACAAGTCTTAAAGTCATAAAGTCGAAAGTCATAAAGTCAAATTCGCAATACAGTGACTTTACAAACTTTTGACTT of Flavobacterium marginilacus contains these proteins:
- a CDS encoding TonB-dependent receptor, translated to MKKNLLILIAFIGLYSHAQTVNGKIIDAFGHPIENAYVLNTTTESHAHTNELGVFSIEKTTAENILKISALGYKKTTYTITNDTVLITLEADSFQLSEVIIQPKLSAMNVITKIDLETSPVNSTQEILRKVPGLFIGQHAGGGKAEQMFLRGFDVDHGTDVALSVDGMPVNMVSHAHGQGYSDLHFVIPETVDKIDFGKGTYYANKGDFNTAGYVDFKTKDKLENSSIGVEIGQFNTFRTIGLFDLLGKQKKQSAYLATEYIMTDGPFDSPQNFNRINILGKYSAVLEDNSTVSILGSRFSSKWDASGQIPQRLVDAGIISRFGSVDDTEGGNTSRTNFNVAINKSIDANTFLKANTFYSNYQFELYSNFTFFLEDPINGDQIRQKENRNIYGINAELNNKHLYGETEVLYQIGVGARNDQTKDTELSHTVNRNTTLEQIKLGDIDQSNMFTYLNTEITLGKLIINPAVRLDYFKFNYLDKLQVNYETQTQDKMKISPKLNFIYSENNDLQFFVKSGMGFHSNDTRVVVANSGEEILPTAIGTDVGTIWKPFPKLIVNSALWYLYLQQEFVYVGDAGIVEPSGKTKRMGLDLGLRYQLNNFLFFDFDGNYTHARSIDDPKGEDYIPLAPAFTTTGGISLQNWKNFSGGIRYRYMDDRPANEDNSIIAKGYFVADCNLNYTYNKRILFGISIQNLFNTKWNETQFATESRLQNEPAPVEEIHFTPGTPFYLKGMITYNF
- a CDS encoding tRNA dihydrouridine synthase; this translates as MSFTLLSSPLQGFTDFRFRNAQNKIFGGIDTFYSPYIRLNGKLEIKNSYHRDLLLENNDTLEVIPQVITNDAEEFLFVAKYVRELGYKELNWNLGCPYPMVTKSGMGSGLIKNTEQINNILDRAHSETDIIVSMKMRLGYDTTEEILDVLPILDTYPIKNIAIHARIGKQLYKGGVHLDAFQQCIDNTKHKLYYNGDITSVAKFHEMQERFPSIDHWMIGRGLIADPFLPSMIKNNTTEYPKNKMELFSAFHDTLYEGYSESLSGQTHILLKMHHLWEYFSVIFSNPHKVHKNIKKAKSIRNYEATVKEIIAKEK